The Streptomyces sp. 11x1 genomic sequence CAGTTGCACCACTCGTTCGCCCCGTGGCCCGGTGGGCGAGGCAGGTCGATAGCAGCACGCGGGCGACCCGAGTAGGGAACCACCCGCTCCGGCGTCCGCCAGGTACGGGACATCCTCCAGGACCCACTTTTCGGCCATGCCGTTCCGCAGATGCATGATTCACGGAACTTCTCGCCACGATTACAGGCATGGCGATCTCGGGGGCAGGGAGCAATCGATTGGGTGGATTGGGACAGTGGTGGGGCGTCATCGCCGCCGCTCTTCTGATCGCCGCCTGGATCAACAGGGCCGCGGGACCCGTGGTCGTCGCGACCCTGTCGGCGTTGGTGCTGGTCTGGTGCTTCTTCCAGGCGCCCGTGACATGCCGGGCCCCTGCGAGGGGGCGGGAAGACGGTTGCCGGAACAACGCCACCGGTCTTCTCTTGGGCTGTCACATCCGCCAACATCGCTGGCAGAAGCTCAAAATGCTGATCCTCCGGCGGCAGGTACGCGCGTTCCACTCCGGCCTCTTCTCCGTGGGAAGGCCGTTCTCGTCACCCTGGCAGCAGTGGGCAGTTTCCTCTCCGGGCTCGTGGCCTTCATCCCCGGCGTAGCTCTCCGCTGACCTCCGCACGGGGGCCGGGGCCTCGCAGCTGCGCGCGAGCCGTGTCGACGCGCTCCTGCCGTCGTCGGCTGCCGGTCCGCTGCCGCTTGGCAGGGCTGGCCCATGAGACGCGTGGCGTGTCGGGCCTGCCGGGAGGGTAGAGCTCCATCCGGACATTCCGTTGGCCGGGGGTTGGCTATGGACGCGCAAGGGTGGCTGGGTCTGTTGGGCGCGCTGATAGCAGCCGGCGGGTTGTACTACGCGTGGCGTGCACTGGACCAAGCGGTCGTCGGAGAGTCTCGAGCATCCTTCGTCAGGGAACGGACAGACCTCCGACAACGGTTCAGCCAGTTGTGCGAGGTGGCCGCTGACATGCATGTCCTTGCCCGCCCTGCGCTGGAGCGGATCGGCGGTACTTCCCTGTTGTGGGAGGAGAGCATGCGTCCGCCAGCTCTTCTTCCGCTGTCGGCGGTGACATTGGAATGGCAGGACACACCGCCACCCGTCAACCTGCCGCTGCTGCGAGCGGCACGGCGTTGCCTGCCGAAGGAGTCCAAAACGAACCGCTACCAACGCTATTCCTTGGCCATGGGAGTCCTGGCTCGTCCTACCCTCTTCGAAGATCGCCCGTCCTTTCGTCTTGTGCAGGCCGACTGGTCTCATCCTGAAGGGCCTCGTCTGGTTTTCGGTAGCGGCCAGTACTTCGATCTCATCGATCAGAACGAGGCTGTGGCTCACGAACTTGCCGTAGCCACGAGACGGACCCCTGAAAAGAGACCGCCCTGGCGAGCAACACCCATGCGTCGGCTCCTGGCCGAGGATCCACTTTCGCTCGGGAAACGGGTTGTACTTCCCGCTGTCGGCACGCTGACTCTGCGTCGTACACCTGACGGCCAGGGCACGTTCTTCCTCCTCTACCGAGAGGCCGGGAAAGTCGCCACAGGGGAAGGCACCTACGGGCCGCTACCCGCCGGAATGGTTCAGCCTGCATCGTTCTCGCCTCTGGCACACCGTCAGGACCTGGATCTTTGGCGGACCATCATGCGCGAATACAACGAAGAGTTGCTCGGAGCA encodes the following:
- a CDS encoding transcriptional regulator; translated protein: MHVLARPALERIGGTSLLWEESMRPPALLPLSAVTLEWQDTPPPVNLPLLRAARRCLPKESKTNRYQRYSLAMGVLARPTLFEDRPSFRLVQADWSHPEGPRLVFGSGQYFDLIDQNEAVAHELAVATRRTPEKRPPWRATPMRRLLAEDPLSLGKRVVLPAVGTLTLRRTPDGQGTFFLLYREAGKVATGEGTYGPLPAGMVQPASFSPLAHRQDLDLWRTIMREYNEELLGAPEAKGDAGTEVDYGQPPYSSLNDALADGSLRVWCLGMALEPLNLAVCILTVAVFEADTFDTIFAEAVERNDEGLVISGSRSNGTITGLPLDDASVNDLPSSRLSSPAAGLLRLALQHRDVLLSDPHSFQA